A region of Candidatus Leptovillus gracilis DNA encodes the following proteins:
- a CDS encoding serine hydrolase: MNKNSSPGLGQWITVSLLLAVTLFLLVKLYQYAGARGYYPTGLTVAGINVGGMTRDEAGDILNNRYLDAPVLIYHNADSFEISPTRTEFTLDLEAMLSQADYQRFQQDFWAGFWGFLWGRPVEVEPVPLYATHNREALRELLKDIAGLTDKPAQPPQPVPTSLSFQYGESGTSTNIEASFDDVEAALYRPSSREAHLVVEPLQPKRPEINLLTRLLVNYMQEYEQTTGGAAAIFIYDLKTGEEVSINADMPLSGLDILRIPIVLELYRQLDNVPTLAQRQLISDTLIVQPDPASANQLLAIIAGTDDPYLGASKVTELMQRLGLVNTYLLTPFAADPRAGQRPLSTPANSTEILRANPDLYRQFTAEDIGMLLAHLYYCAQGQGGAFSALFQDEISQDECQQMLDYMAQNRIESLLESGVPPTVPVAHRHGWISDTHGDAGIVFSPGGDYVIVELLYKPNWLEWEVSSPLLANISRAAYNFFNFDNPYLTDARAN; the protein is encoded by the coding sequence ATGAACAAGAACTCATCACCCGGACTAGGGCAATGGATCACCGTCTCACTGCTGCTGGCGGTGACCCTTTTCCTCCTGGTTAAACTATACCAATACGCCGGCGCGCGCGGCTATTACCCCACCGGCCTCACCGTCGCCGGCATCAATGTGGGCGGTATGACCCGCGACGAGGCCGGCGACATTTTGAACAACCGGTATCTGGACGCTCCCGTTCTCATCTACCACAATGCCGATTCTTTTGAAATAAGCCCCACCCGCACCGAATTTACGCTGGACCTGGAAGCGATGCTCAGTCAGGCTGATTATCAGCGCTTCCAGCAAGATTTTTGGGCCGGATTTTGGGGCTTTTTGTGGGGACGGCCGGTGGAAGTGGAACCCGTGCCCCTCTATGCGACCCATAACCGGGAAGCCCTGCGCGAGCTGCTTAAGGACATTGCCGGCCTTACAGACAAACCGGCGCAGCCGCCGCAGCCCGTGCCCACCAGCCTCAGCTTTCAGTATGGCGAATCTGGCACCAGTACCAACATCGAAGCCAGCTTCGACGATGTGGAAGCGGCGCTTTACCGGCCATCCAGCCGCGAAGCCCATCTGGTTGTTGAACCGTTGCAGCCCAAACGGCCGGAAATCAACCTGCTCACCCGCCTGCTCGTCAATTACATGCAAGAGTATGAACAAACCACCGGTGGGGCGGCGGCCATTTTCATTTACGACCTTAAAACAGGCGAGGAAGTGTCCATCAACGCCGACATGCCCTTGTCTGGCCTGGACATCTTGCGCATACCGATTGTTCTGGAACTGTATCGTCAATTGGACAACGTGCCCACGCTGGCCCAGCGCCAGCTTATCTCCGATACATTAATTGTTCAGCCAGACCCCGCCAGCGCCAATCAGTTACTCGCCATTATCGCCGGAACCGACGACCCTTACCTGGGAGCCAGCAAGGTGACGGAATTGATGCAGCGCCTGGGTTTGGTAAACACATATCTGCTCACCCCCTTTGCGGCGGATCCGCGGGCGGGGCAACGGCCGTTATCCACCCCCGCCAACTCCACCGAAATCCTACGCGCCAATCCTGATCTTTACCGCCAGTTCACCGCCGAAGACATCGGCATGTTATTGGCCCACCTCTATTACTGCGCCCAGGGGCAGGGCGGCGCATTTTCCGCCCTGTTCCAAGACGAAATCAGCCAGGACGAATGCCAGCAAATGCTCGATTACATGGCGCAAAATCGCATTGAAAGCCTGCTGGAGAGCGGCGTTCCGCCCACCGTGCCCGTCGCCCACCGTCATGGCTGGATTAGCGATACTCACGGCGACGCCGGCATCGTCTTTTCGCCCGGCGGCGATTATGTTATCGTCGAACTGCTGTATAAACCCAACTGGTTGGAATGGGAGGTCAGTTCGCCACTGCTGGCGAATATCTCCCGCGCCGCCTACAATTTCTTTAACTTCGATAATCCTTATCTGACAGATGCGCGAGCCAACTAG
- a CDS encoding HAMP domain-containing histidine kinase: MSIQNRLLLIYTIIFSGAFVLFAMIVYFLPSNRILAEVDSGLQALSAEIVSASLITDRLGNLLVAIPNDLATFETASTFLLITDKQGTVVAQSNNLAGFDDLLDPDTLGDEPIFSLSQRDNTSLRVFTRPLYLNNNPDLGIVGYLQVARLLNTYTSFNRLLAVALLVGFAAATGSLFLAVWLTPGLFRPLDDIATVANQISRADDLSLRVPHSDRIDEIGVLARALNETLERLERLFQTQQRLMADVSHELRTPLTAIRGNVDLMRRMGDGDPESLEIIQEEVDRLTRLVGDLTLLARADAGGLPLTLKPVELDNLLFEVYRQVSLLGKPVDVVVTEVDQVCVNGDPDRLKQLLLNLVENGMKYTPKGGRVTVNLSQADGWAQMTVSDNGVGIPPEDLPFIFDRFYRVDKARNRSQGGSGLGLAIAKWVAQAHGGDIYVDSEVNMGTTFTVALPVLEKVNKVEEVRAENGRTLSSLRLLGSSRRKEK; this comes from the coding sequence TTGTCCATCCAAAACCGCCTTCTCCTGATCTATACGATCATCTTTTCTGGCGCCTTTGTCCTGTTTGCGATGATCGTTTATTTTCTGCCCAGCAACCGGATTCTGGCGGAAGTGGATTCGGGCCTGCAAGCCCTGAGCGCGGAGATCGTAAGCGCCAGCCTGATAACCGATAGGCTGGGAAACCTCCTGGTGGCTATCCCCAATGACCTGGCAACCTTTGAGACTGCTTCTACCTTTTTGCTTATTACTGATAAGCAGGGAACCGTTGTGGCGCAGTCCAATAATCTAGCGGGATTTGATGACTTGCTGGACCCGGACACGCTGGGCGATGAGCCGATCTTCAGCCTGAGCCAACGGGACAACACGTCGCTGCGCGTTTTTACGAGACCGTTATATCTGAATAACAACCCTGATCTGGGCATTGTTGGCTATTTGCAGGTAGCGCGCCTGTTAAATACCTACACCAGTTTTAACCGGCTGTTGGCTGTGGCGCTGCTGGTTGGGTTTGCGGCGGCCACCGGCTCGTTGTTCCTGGCGGTTTGGCTGACGCCAGGCTTGTTCCGGCCGTTGGACGATATTGCCACCGTCGCCAACCAGATTTCCCGCGCCGATGACCTGAGCCTGCGCGTGCCTCATTCTGACCGCATTGACGAGATTGGGGTATTGGCCCGCGCCCTGAACGAGACGTTGGAGCGCCTGGAACGGCTTTTCCAGACGCAGCAGCGGCTCATGGCCGACGTGTCGCATGAACTGCGAACTCCGTTGACGGCTATTCGCGGCAACGTGGATTTGATGCGGCGCATGGGGGATGGCGATCCGGAATCGTTAGAGATTATCCAGGAAGAAGTGGACCGCCTGACCCGGCTGGTGGGCGACCTGACATTGCTGGCGCGCGCCGATGCCGGCGGTCTGCCGCTAACCCTGAAACCGGTTGAATTGGATAATTTGCTGTTTGAGGTGTACCGACAGGTCAGTCTGCTGGGTAAGCCGGTGGATGTGGTTGTTACTGAGGTGGATCAGGTCTGCGTGAATGGCGACCCGGACAGATTGAAGCAGCTGCTGCTGAATCTGGTAGAGAACGGCATGAAATACACACCCAAAGGTGGCCGGGTGACGGTAAACCTGTCGCAAGCCGACGGTTGGGCGCAAATGACGGTTAGCGATAATGGCGTGGGCATTCCGCCCGAAGATTTACCGTTTATTTTTGATCGTTTTTACCGGGTGGATAAGGCGCGTAACCGGTCGCAGGGTGGCTCTGGATTGGGTCTGGCGATTGCCAAATGGGTGGCGCAGGCGCATGGTGGGGACATCTACGTGGACAGTGAAGTGAATATGGGCACGACGTTTACGGTGGCGCTGCCTGTGTTGGAAAAAGTTAACAAAGTGGAGGAAGTGCGGGCGGAAAACGGCCGTACCCTTTCCAGTTTACGTCTGCTTGGCTCCTCCCGTCGCAAAGAAAAATAG
- a CDS encoding aldo/keto reductase produces MEYRRLGRTGLKVSTICLGTMQFGWSTDASGAFAILDEAITQGINFIDTADVYSRWVDGNDGGVSEQIIGDWLRQSSVRRQDVILATKVRGRMGDGPNDEGLSRQHILNAAADSLRRLQTDYIDLYQVHWPDEETPLDETLQALTDLVRDGKVRYIGCSNYPAWLLTKSLWISDVKNLARFDSLQPHYSLVHRAEFERELQPLCLDQGIGVIPYSPLAGGFLTGKYRRDTPLPQSVRAGGVQSRYMNEQGFTAVDKLAESGAAHNATVAQMAIAWVLANPAVTSAIIGANSIAQLVDTLGGTVVALHPDEKAALDATTAWK; encoded by the coding sequence ATGGAATATCGTCGTTTGGGCCGCACCGGCCTCAAAGTATCCACTATCTGCCTGGGAACCATGCAATTTGGCTGGTCCACCGACGCATCCGGCGCTTTTGCCATATTGGACGAGGCCATTACTCAGGGCATCAACTTCATAGACACGGCCGACGTTTATTCCCGTTGGGTAGATGGCAACGACGGCGGCGTCAGCGAGCAGATTATTGGCGATTGGCTGCGCCAGAGCAGCGTCCGCCGCCAGGATGTGATTCTGGCGACCAAAGTGCGCGGCCGCATGGGCGATGGCCCTAACGACGAAGGCTTGTCGCGCCAACACATCCTCAACGCCGCCGCCGACAGCCTGCGACGGCTGCAAACCGACTACATAGACCTGTACCAGGTCCATTGGCCCGACGAGGAAACGCCGCTGGACGAAACCCTCCAGGCGCTTACCGACCTGGTGCGTGATGGCAAGGTCCGTTACATTGGCTGCTCCAACTACCCCGCCTGGCTGCTGACCAAATCTTTGTGGATCAGCGACGTGAAGAACCTGGCCCGTTTCGACAGTTTGCAGCCCCATTACAGCCTGGTCCACCGCGCCGAATTTGAACGGGAATTGCAGCCGTTATGCCTGGATCAGGGCATTGGCGTCATCCCCTACAGCCCGCTGGCCGGCGGCTTCCTCACCGGCAAATATCGCCGGGACACGCCGCTGCCGCAGTCGGTGCGCGCCGGTGGGGTGCAGTCGCGGTACATGAATGAACAGGGATTTACGGCCGTAGACAAACTGGCTGAATCAGGCGCCGCCCACAATGCCACGGTGGCCCAAATGGCGATTGCCTGGGTGTTGGCCAACCCGGCCGTCACCTCGGCGATTATCGGAGCCAATTCCATTGCCCAACTGGTAGATACGCTGGGGGGCACGGTCGTTGCCCTTCACCCGGACGAAAAAGCGGCTTTAGACGCCACTACCGCCTGGAAATAG
- a CDS encoding serine hydrolase, translating into MLKKLQRFLFLLLLLVSGLYLLYQAFLYMQGRENMPPGMVMAGVNVGKLTAEETAVALQDHYYTPIRLSYRQEIVELEPQMAGFTLDMDAMMAEAEAYVSQQDMWQGYLRFLVGRTMEPITIELQATHDRAALQERLQTVAAFLDKPAQPPQLNTTTGTYEMGKPGYATNVAASLPAIEQALYEPQNRQVELVVEDQEAPGFDISFLQNNIQKQVDAFSGVSSVFIMDLQTGEEISINGDIAISGLSILKIAIFLEAYRALDGPPNDYVQGLFYDTAVQSSNFGANLLLHEIAGEYNTYKGADILTASMKRLGLVNTFMAVPYDAAAPTTRPTTYVTPANSRTDLLMIPDTAMQTTAEEIGSLLSMLYYCAKGGGALMAVYPGEVTAQECQAILDLMVLNEEGNLIRFGVPENVPVSHKHGWDLVTHGDAGIVFSPGGDYVIVEYLSLGAGNTGNWLDHEISFPILREISRAVYNYFNYENPNLEDPIDRSLREAAVREAAEAAAAQAAEEQPDAEATAVPDPNAAIDPPAAQTNN; encoded by the coding sequence ATGTTAAAAAAGCTGCAACGATTTTTATTTCTGCTGCTCCTCTTGGTAAGTGGGCTGTACCTGCTTTATCAGGCATTCTTGTATATGCAGGGCCGCGAAAACATGCCTCCCGGCATGGTAATGGCTGGCGTAAACGTGGGCAAACTGACGGCCGAGGAAACGGCCGTTGCCCTACAAGACCACTACTACACCCCCATCCGCCTCAGCTATCGCCAGGAAATTGTGGAGTTGGAACCGCAGATGGCTGGTTTTACCCTGGACATGGACGCGATGATGGCCGAAGCCGAGGCTTATGTCAGCCAGCAAGATATGTGGCAGGGGTATTTGCGCTTCCTGGTGGGGCGCACCATGGAACCCATCACCATTGAGCTGCAAGCCACCCACGACCGGGCGGCCCTGCAGGAACGCCTGCAAACCGTAGCCGCTTTCCTGGACAAACCGGCCCAACCACCCCAACTCAATACAACCACCGGGACCTACGAGATGGGCAAGCCGGGCTACGCCACCAATGTGGCCGCCAGTTTGCCGGCCATCGAACAAGCTCTCTACGAGCCACAAAACCGCCAGGTGGAACTGGTCGTCGAAGACCAGGAAGCGCCAGGATTCGACATCTCGTTTCTGCAAAACAACATCCAAAAGCAAGTAGATGCCTTCAGCGGCGTTAGCAGTGTGTTTATCATGGATTTACAGACAGGCGAGGAAATCTCGATCAATGGCGACATCGCCATTTCCGGCCTGAGCATCCTGAAAATCGCCATTTTTTTGGAAGCGTATCGCGCGTTGGATGGCCCACCCAACGACTATGTGCAGGGGCTTTTTTACGATACGGCCGTGCAGTCCAGCAACTTTGGCGCCAACCTGCTGCTCCATGAAATCGCCGGAGAATACAACACCTACAAAGGGGCAGACATCCTCACCGCCTCCATGAAACGCCTCGGTCTGGTCAATACCTTCATGGCCGTGCCCTACGACGCCGCAGCTCCCACTACTCGTCCGACCACTTACGTCACCCCGGCCAACTCCCGCACGGATTTACTCATGATCCCCGACACAGCCATGCAGACCACCGCCGAAGAAATCGGCTCGCTGCTTTCGATGCTCTACTACTGCGCCAAAGGCGGCGGCGCGTTGATGGCTGTGTACCCCGGCGAGGTGACAGCCCAGGAATGCCAGGCCATTCTAGACCTGATGGTCCTCAACGAAGAAGGCAACCTGATCCGCTTCGGCGTGCCCGAAAACGTGCCCGTCTCCCACAAGCATGGTTGGGACCTGGTGACGCACGGCGACGCCGGCATTGTTTTCTCCCCTGGCGGCGATTATGTGATTGTGGAATACCTTTCGCTGGGAGCTGGTAACACCGGCAACTGGTTGGACCACGAAATCAGCTTCCCGATTTTGCGCGAGATTTCGCGGGCGGTTTACAATTACTTTAACTACGAAAACCCTAACCTGGAAGACCCGATTGACCGTTCACTGCGTGAAGCGGCCGTCCGTGAAGCCGCCGAAGCCGCCGCTGCCCAGGCCGCCGAAGAACAACCCGACGCCGAAGCAACGGCCGTGCCCGATCCCAACGCCGCTATAGACCCACCGGCGGCGCAAACCAACAATTAA
- a CDS encoding PspC domain-containing protein, translating into MSQNKLTRSESDKMVAGICGGLAAYLDIDPVLVRLAFVALFVASGIGFPLYLILWVVMPREATADASDAEVLQDNIKELKQTVSEGANRYGRPATVGMVFIMLGAFFLLQQLGWTGWLAGAFWPLFLIGLGVLLLIRRRG; encoded by the coding sequence ATGTCTCAAAACAAATTAACGCGCAGTGAAAGCGATAAGATGGTCGCCGGTATCTGCGGCGGTCTGGCTGCTTACCTGGACATAGATCCGGTGCTGGTGCGTCTGGCTTTTGTCGCGTTGTTCGTCGCCAGCGGCATTGGCTTCCCCTTATACCTCATCTTATGGGTGGTGATGCCGCGTGAAGCAACGGCCGATGCGTCTGACGCCGAGGTGCTGCAAGATAACATCAAAGAGCTGAAACAAACAGTCAGCGAGGGGGCCAACCGGTACGGCCGTCCGGCTACCGTTGGCATGGTTTTTATCATGCTGGGGGCGTTCTTTTTGTTGCAGCAGTTGGGTTGGACGGGTTGGCTGGCCGGAGCGTTTTGGCCGCTGTTCCTTATCGGCCTGGGCGTCCTCTTGTTAATTCGCCGTCGTGGATAA